The Archocentrus centrarchus isolate MPI-CPG fArcCen1 chromosome 13, fArcCen1, whole genome shotgun sequence genomic interval ACCCCTCACCAACAGTGCACGTGGTGCTGCACCAGGCCGTGGCTCAAAGTAAAAGACTCAGGTGTGTCCTCACAAAGCTACGGGGGCTGCTTCCATCTTTCACATCTACCTCCATCTGAGTCCTGCGCAGAGAGCCCGTTGGCCTGCAGTATGTGGACCTGAGTGACCAGAGTGGGATAACCACACATCCCCGACCAGCAGGTCTGCGGAGGCTCGTCCAGAGTCAGCTccctgcaggacagacagacacGAGGAGGACACCCGGTTCAGTGGTTCAGGGTTTGaatatgcagtaaaaacagaatgaTGATTACTGATTTTCACCGTGTTTTGATAACATTCATTAAAGATtcaatctgcacattttaaacatggaGTTATTCTGAAGCAGCACATCAAACCCAACAGGAGACCTGCTGGCCTGTAGAGCTCAATGTGATCAATGTGATCAATGTGATCTGCAGGAACAGAAACTATTTTGGATGCAGATCAACTATCATTGCAGCCTTCTTTCTGTAGATCTTTGCACACTCAATACTCATCCCAAGTTTCAGAAGAGTCGGCCTAGGaatgagggaggagaggggCTCAAAGGTTAAgtcataaaataaatcaatcaaaaagCCGCCTCCCCTGTTTCATAAAGCTTTACCCAAACAGTGTTTGTGCCGAGTCTCACAAGGTTTCAAATGTAAATGACTGAGGAGCAGCGACGGAGGGCAAACGGATTGGAATCAGATCGGACTGTATTGGATTGGATCGGTATCAGATCGGACTGGTATTGGATCGGATCGGTATCAGATCGGACTGGTATTGGATCAGATCGGTATCAGATCGGACTGGTATTGGATTGGATCAGATCGGACTGGTATTGGATTGGATCGGCTGACTGCCGTCTGTTGTCGGCAGAGCTAAAAACAGCACTGAACAGGATGATGGACTCCGGGAACAGAACTCCTGCAGAAGTGGAGTTTTTAGTTCATGTTTCATTAAGACTCAGCTCACACTGAAAATAATGGGGAATAAAAGTCTGTTGTGTTCTGGTTGTGAACAGTTCTGTGTGAGCCACAAGCAGAAGACACAGAAAAAGCTGCCAAACTTAAGGACTCTGCTGGGAACGCGATGGAGGACGACAAAAAGGAAGCGGCGCTCCTCTTTCTGTGGAAACGTTTCGGCTACAGGTGCACACAGAGGGACTAatgagagacaggaagagacacAGAAAGACATAAGCTCACTCTGGGAGGAGGCCAAAGCAGACAGTAAAAAACCTGAGAAGAGGAAACCGAGGCGCTGCCCTCGGCACAGAGATGAATGTAGAAGGCGCTCTGCAGCTCATGGAattacaaaaagacacaaaactgCGATCACGCTGAGAGAGAAATGCACCGACCTCAAAAAAAGAACCAGCCACAGAGGGCGCCTCCACGGAGGGCGCCTCCACGGAGGGCGCCTCCACAGAGGGCGCCTCCACAGAGGGCGCCTACGTTACTACTCAGGTGAAGACAAGATGCTGAAGATGGCGAGCTGAAACCGCGTACCTGCAGTCGGACGGCACGTCGGTGAAGACGCGGAGCAGGAACTCTCCCTCCAGCCTGGGGTCGAAGGTCGTGGGTATGATGACGTAGCGGCCCTCTTTGAGGTCGATGCGCAGGAACACGGACCTCGAGTTGATGTAGATGCTGCCGCCAACCTTCTGCTGGGTCACGTGCATACGGTACGTCCTGTTTAACTCCACCTGAACACCAAGCAGCAGAAGTTTCTGAGCTGTcttagtttattattattttcagataCGCAGCAGTGCTTTAATCGGTTCTTTGTATTTAAAGGCCCAGCTTAAAGACTCAGCATCCATCAGCATCTTACTTTGTGTATGTCGAAGCCAATCGCCAGGTTTTCTCCTCGTCCCCCTCTCAGCGTGGCCCTGCGGtctttctgctgcagacagatCAGCACCTCGTCCTCCGGCTTCTTCACATCAAACACGTACTGCGCACACAcacgaaacacacacacacacacacacacacacacacacacacacacagagtcacacaAACGCAGAGGATGCATTTTACCTGGAGCTCGGTCTGAACAGCTGAGCCACCTGCGGGTTCTGGAGGAAGGAGTGCTTGTTGTTGGTGCAGCCTCCGGCTCGGTTGAGCAGCGGGTCATCATGATGGTGCCACGAGCCCCGCATCACCGCCTCCTCCCAGGTCTTGTGGAGACTCAGGTAGGATGTGTTGATGAGACGACACAGGATGAGGTCGGTGAAGTTGGCGATGAAGTCCTCAAACGTCATCCTGCAGAAGGAGAAAATGATTCAGATGatttactgtaaaaacaataaaaattataGACAAATAATCAGCAAATCAGAGATGCAGACTGAACAACCATACTGCAGCCGGGGGGGGGGCAGCGTAACACCAAAACTCACCAGAACTCTCCATCGTCCTCCACGGTCACGCCCATCCTCTCCCTCTCACTCTTACTGACCTTCTGCCACTCTTCAGAGCTGCAAAGAGCCACAGACAGCTCAGTAACCCACACTTCCATCATCCCTCGGCCCGTGTCCACCTCAATGAGAGGACCCGTTTAGATTTAACAACAACAATCTTTTGGACCCTCTTCCTCACCTGTCGCTCCACGGCCCGTTCCATTCTCTCTTCCCCCAGGGGTTCCTCATGCGGATCATGCTGAGTTTGTCTGACCTGAAGAAAGCCAGCAGGCCGTGGCCCAGCCTCACCCTGCGGACGTCCGTCACAGCGTAGGCGTGGCCCTTCACCAGGCCGCAGTCCAGCCTGGCCTCCATGTCCGCTTGGGTGGTCGCCTGGAACGACACGTCGGGATGACGAGTTCATTCATTCGGACCTGCGGCGGCCGTGGCTTCGCGTTTGACGCGTCCTTACCCGGATGGAGCAGCTGATGAGGCCTCCTCTGTTGTGGACCTTCAGGACTCTCTCGAACAGCTCGTTTCGCTTCTCGTCGTCTGCTTTGTACCCGTTCTCGATCAGGTCCATCGGCTCAGACACGCCTCCGGTGAAATCCACGAGTGCGTCGGCCGTGTTGCCCCCATCCAGAGCTTCGTAGCACCCGCACATCctggaccacacacacacacacacacacacacacacacacacacacacacacacacacacacacacacacactcttcttatATGACATATTCATAGTTTTATTACTGTTGGTACAGTCAAATCAAAGATGTAATGATCCACGACAGCGTTACAGCAGGAACACAAACTTATATTTACACTGACGCAGGAGCTTCTTACCTGCAGCTACAAGAAAACAGGcaataaatgtaaatttacCCTAAAATCCTtcatcatttttactgctaAATTAACATCATTACAGGGTataaaattcatatttaatCAAACCGCTGTAACATATTGATGTGAATATCTTCAAATGTTAAACCAGGATGACATCAGCACCTGTCTGACTCACCTGAGCTGTTAACATGGGACCTGCTGCAAACTCAAAAACACTCAAACTGCAGCAAAGTTTGAGGGAACAAaacatcatcctcatcatcaaaCTGGACTCATTCTGCTCACTCCATATTTTAATCCATCACTGACACTAGTGGgacaaatcagagccgggccgggggcggggcaaacgaccgggccctttatacccaaataataaagctcatcataacatcatttaCAGCATACACATGCCTGCAACAGCGGCCtgaaacctgcattctatctaAAGACCACAAGATGGCGACAGCTGTGGTTACAAACAGATTCCTGGTCCTGTGGAAGTCTGTGGGAAAGCGGCTCTCTGTGTTTATCCTGCTGAGTTTCAGCTCTCAGTCACTCAGTCTGGGACATGTTATTAGTTTGGTTTTTTAAAGTTCAGTTTTGGCTCCTGTTTTTTGGTCATTTGAGAtactttgttgtgtttctttgtgtattCCTGAATTATTCCTTAAAGATTCCTGTTTCCTCGTGTTTTTATTCAGGTGAGATGATTTGACTTCATCCTGCCTCTCTGTGCCCTTTAATAAACGGTCTGAGAgacctgcaaacacacaactgatctgagcacgcacacacacacacacacacacacacgcgctcgCTTACTTGGCGTAGGCCTTCTCCACGAGCGCGCTCCAGAACTCGTTGCTGTCGTTGGAGTGGCAGTACACCAGCTGTCCGTGCACCGTGGGCAGCCGGTCATCGATCACCACGTCCACCCACTGTCCAAACCTCCAGAAGCGGAAGTGGAAGATTCCGGCATAGGAGCCTGGCTTGTCTTTGTCCCATTCCTGATCCTTCCAGTCAGGAATCACCTTTGGAAAAAGAAACCACGGTCATCACCGCGCTCGGATGTAACCGCTCAGTGCTTCAGCGACCTCCTCCTACAGGTTAAACTGGACCAGCTCCAGATTTaggttagattagattagattaggtTAGATTAGATTAATCCCGTTAAACTGATGAACGCCTCGGCCGTGCCAGAGTGTGGAGCGTTCCCATGGCAACATGGCACATTTTGATGTTTCACCACAGCACAGGAAGCGTGCAGATCTCAGCCCTCCTCCTCAGCCCGGACACAACTGCATGCTGAGATTAAGGCCCAGCGCCATGAGAAGCTGCCATACTGGGTTCCATACGTGATGTATAATCAGGGTCTGTGCTTTAACGCTGCCTCGAGGGCACGAGGAGTGAtaactctctcacacacacacacacacacacacacacacacacacacacacacacacacacacacacacccctcagtGTGAATGGACCTGATCAGCGCTGCGTACAGTTTCATTCATCTTACAGGTGAGGCTGCTCAGGAGACTATTTAACCTgtgagctgtttttaaacagtCTGTGGTGGAAACAGAGGCTTCCAGGATTGGACTAACGAGTGTTTATGACCGTCCTGTAAGAACAACTGGTTGATGCCAGCGAGAGGCCTTCAGGTGGAGACGGAGCAGTAACACGATGGCAGATTCACGTGTGTGAGGAAACCTGCACAGTAACAACGGAGAGAGCGCTGAAGGTTGGCCAGGTGTGAGATCATTAATGATCCTTCCACAGGTTCAGTTATGGAAAAACGTCCCGACTCTCCTGTCAGCCAAAGGCcggctctctctgtctcctccagCTGAACTACACCGTGCATTTacgggaggaggaggtgaacaTCTGATTTATAACAAGATAAAAACACCCGCACAGTAAAAATGGTCCCAgttattctgtttttaaatctctttcaAGGCAAAATTGTACCTGAATGTAAACAGTCGAGTTGTTGAAGCTTTGATGGACAAACTGATGACATCAATACGCTGAATGACCCCtaaatgaccccaaacacacctttCATAAGACAACAGGAGGTCCCTGTAGGTGCAGCCTGCACTAATGTCCCTCCACAGGCCTAATTACTGGCCTCTGTGTCACTACATGAACCTTTGAGGCTCAAACTGCTCCAAAGCAGTAAAAGGCAGAAATATACGCTGTTCCTTTGAGGGTTAACAAAGTGACATCACAACAGAGCCGAGATATTCATTATCCTCAAATTCCTGTCAAAGGAGAGctcaccaaaataaaatcacGTAGCTCAACAAACTCTAAACACAATAAATGCTCATTAAAAAGCTGGAATCATGCAATAAAAATCTCACTTAAAATACTGTTCAGATTTTTAGACTTTCAGCTTCCTTATTTACTCACAGTAACATAAAGGTGGTTAAAGGTTTGCTGAGGTGGTCTGAAGGACAGTACCACACCTGTGACGAGCTGTTGTACCCTCAGTGTGCAGTAATACACACAGTACCTGAATATACCTGCTGAGACTTTGGTGGCTGAAGTGACACAGTGCTGCTGTGTGGAGTGAACTGAACCATGTAACACACCTGTGATCATCTTCAGTTTCTAACAAAGGAAACTGCTTCAGTCCATGAACAcgtaaaaataataaagtgcacaaacacacccaaAAATTTCCACTCACTTCTCCTTAATTGACCTTCAGTGACTGAGGATTAAAAAAGTTCTTAACGAGGGAACGTCATCCATCCACATCCTGTGCTTTAATCccagctctctctcacacacacacacacacacacacacacacacacacacacacacacacacacacacgatcccCAGTGAAGCGagtgatataaataaataagtgatcCATTGAGCCGAGACCAGCCGAGCTCCCAGAATCCCTCCG includes:
- the LOC115790230 gene encoding calpain-5-like — translated: MAVPYEDQSFSSLRRRCQQTGSLFEDPLFPASDRSLFYQRNDIGQVTWKRPKELSSDPHLFVDGISAHDLHQGQLGNCWFVAACSSLASREALWQKVIPDWKDQEWDKDKPGSYAGIFHFRFWRFGQWVDVVIDDRLPTVHGQLVYCHSNDSNEFWSALVEKAYAKMCGCYEALDGGNTADALVDFTGGVSEPMDLIENGYKADDEKRNELFERVLKVHNRGGLISCSIRATTQADMEARLDCGLVKGHAYAVTDVRRVRLGHGLLAFFRSDKLSMIRMRNPWGKREWNGPWSDSSEEWQKVSKSERERMGVTVEDDGEFWMTFEDFIANFTDLILCRLINTSYLSLHKTWEEAVMRGSWHHHDDPLLNRAGGCTNNKHSFLQNPQYVFDVKKPEDEVLICLQQKDRRATLRGGRGENLAIGFDIHKVELNRTYRMHVTQQKVGGSIYINSRSVFLRIDLKEGRYVIIPTTFDPRLEGEFLLRVFTDVPSDCRELTLDEPPQTCWSGMCGYPTLVTQVHILQANGLSAQDSDGVSDPYVIIRCEGQKVRSAVYKDTCSPVFDTKGLFYRKKADRPISIEIYNHNVLRDSFLGQVMLPAEQGKIQKTLHLKDKGDRHDNDLSGTVTVAIATSSVLTSI